A window of Actinobacillus suis ATCC 33415 contains these coding sequences:
- a CDS encoding 4Fe-4S cluster-binding domain-containing protein: MPALSDILVPLHRIIPFSNVEGQGNRTSIFLQGCKLNCLYCHNPETIPCHTPEAKQVSLQYLYEQVMDAVPFIRGVTVSGGEPTIHHKKLVPLFETLKQQGLTCYLDSSGFFDYETIEPLIQVTDKFLFDLKGDGEGLQTLCFDRKNQQGKVPEQIIPTINHIKPENLQRNLQNLAKLLPLGKVEEVRLVYVNDFFDAKALIKKVAMLLTDYPDVLLKIIRVHTKGARDEEGLKPFVPTIEQTDELAAFAKACGITKIVTIY; this comes from the coding sequence ATGCCGGCGTTATCCGATATTCTGGTGCCATTACACCGCATTATCCCGTTCTCGAATGTAGAAGGACAAGGTAACCGCACCAGCATTTTCCTACAAGGTTGCAAACTAAATTGCCTGTATTGCCATAATCCGGAAACCATTCCCTGTCATACGCCGGAAGCAAAACAAGTCAGCTTGCAATACTTGTACGAGCAAGTGATGGATGCCGTGCCGTTTATTCGAGGCGTAACGGTTTCCGGCGGCGAACCAACTATCCATCACAAAAAGTTAGTGCCGTTATTCGAAACGCTTAAACAGCAAGGGCTGACTTGTTATTTAGATAGTAGTGGCTTTTTTGATTATGAAACGATTGAGCCGTTAATTCAGGTTACCGATAAATTTTTATTTGATCTAAAAGGTGACGGCGAAGGCTTACAGACACTCTGCTTTGATCGCAAAAATCAGCAAGGGAAAGTGCCGGAACAAATCATTCCAACGATTAATCATATCAAACCGGAAAACCTGCAACGTAATTTGCAAAATTTAGCCAAATTATTACCGCTTGGTAAAGTGGAAGAAGTCAGATTGGTTTATGTAAATGACTTTTTTGATGCCAAAGCATTAATTAAAAAAGTTGCAATGCTACTCACTGATTATCCTGATGTGCTGCTAAAAATTATTCGAGTACATACCAAAGGCGCACGGGATGAAGAAGGACTTAAACCGTTTGTTCCAACGATTGAACAAACAGATGAATTAGCCGCTTTTGCAAAAGCATGCGGCATAACCAAAATTGTCACGATTTATTAA
- a CDS encoding YjjI family glycine radical enzyme — protein MQSSLQDILDTVKSNSLTYHQKLMILGNIAERLFNPTELLGYTEEEWQYIENQMICDLNEGYAIYRPRYILPDYNVYIQKGCKFLDLPPPTTLDEALDGLLIIYSHVPSITTYPVYIGRLDVLLDPFITDEEQDYIKIKRFLNHIDKTVPDSFCHANVGPYDTKAGRLILKAVIELENPTPNMSIRYDKSKTSREFAELAAKACLLVSKPSFANDAYYISDLGEDYGIASCYNALPECGGAYTLTRLRLGTIGRACNSVDEMVNELLPKVAKLALSTMDKRHKFLVEESNFFETDFLVKEGFIKRTNFTSMIAIVGLADATNHLLQKEGLNETFGQSKRGDEIATLIMDKLKEINDAHQGLYVERTNNQYLLHAQVGASNHAEDKMNTPAHRIRVGEEPTLLAHLKQSAPFHKYFPSGTGDLFAFDQTYTDHLDAVVDIIDGSFANGYRYITTYLKNTDLIRVTGYLVKKSEVERYRKGEAVLRDTTWYGAGTDDCAKVFDRQLRDEENVSANE, from the coding sequence ATGCAATCTTCATTACAAGATATTTTAGATACGGTTAAATCAAATTCGCTCACCTATCATCAAAAATTAATGATCCTCGGAAACATTGCCGAACGTCTGTTTAATCCTACCGAATTGTTGGGTTACACCGAAGAAGAATGGCAATATATCGAGAACCAAATGATCTGTGATCTTAATGAAGGTTATGCCATTTATCGTCCTCGTTACATTTTGCCGGATTATAATGTTTATATCCAAAAAGGCTGTAAATTTTTAGATTTACCGCCGCCAACCACCCTTGATGAAGCATTAGACGGTTTACTCATTATCTATTCTCACGTGCCGTCTATTACCACCTACCCGGTTTATATCGGTCGCTTAGACGTATTACTCGATCCGTTCATTACCGATGAAGAACAAGACTATATCAAGATCAAACGTTTCTTAAATCATATTGATAAAACCGTACCGGATTCTTTCTGCCACGCAAATGTCGGCCCTTATGATACCAAAGCCGGTCGCTTGATCCTTAAAGCGGTGATTGAGCTTGAGAATCCGACCCCAAATATGAGTATTCGTTATGACAAAAGCAAAACCTCTCGTGAATTTGCCGAGTTAGCCGCAAAAGCTTGCTTACTGGTTTCTAAACCGTCTTTTGCTAACGATGCTTATTACATTTCCGATTTAGGTGAAGACTACGGTATCGCAAGTTGTTACAACGCCTTACCTGAGTGCGGCGGTGCTTATACCCTAACTCGCTTACGTTTAGGGACTATCGGTCGTGCCTGTAACAGTGTAGATGAAATGGTTAATGAGTTGTTGCCGAAAGTAGCAAAACTCGCCCTTTCAACGATGGATAAACGTCATAAATTCCTTGTGGAAGAAAGTAATTTCTTTGAAACCGACTTCCTTGTGAAAGAAGGCTTTATTAAACGCACGAATTTCACCAGTATGATTGCGATTGTCGGTTTAGCCGATGCGACAAATCACCTCTTACAAAAAGAAGGCTTAAACGAAACCTTCGGCCAAAGTAAACGAGGCGACGAAATTGCAACCTTAATTATGGATAAGTTGAAAGAAATCAACGATGCACACCAAGGCTTATATGTAGAACGCACCAATAACCAATACTTATTACACGCACAAGTTGGGGCAAGTAATCACGCCGAAGATAAAATGAATACACCGGCGCATCGTATTCGTGTCGGTGAAGAGCCAACCTTATTGGCACATTTAAAACAATCGGCACCATTCCACAAATATTTCCCGTCAGGAACTGGCGACTTATTTGCGTTTGACCAAACCTATACCGACCATTTGGATGCGGTAGTCGATATTATTGACGGTTCGTTTGCCAACGGTTATCGCTATATCACGACTTATCTCAAAAATACTGATTTAATTCGTGTTACCGGTTACTTAGTTAAGAAAAGTGAAGTAGAACGTTATCGCAAAGGAGAGGCGGTGCTACGTGATACCACCTGGTACGGCGCAGGCACGGATGATTGTGCTAAGGTCTTTGACCGTCAATTACGAGATGAAGAAAACGTTAGCGCAAATGAATAA
- a CDS encoding MATE family efflux transporter: MNLQWQKYPENTRKLFKLTLPIFISQLSVAGMGLADIVMAGLVSDDDVSAIAVSNSIYFPLFLFVLGLLNAITPTVSYLNGSNQRHLIAHQIRQGFWLVWACAIPLIFVFLNSHWILDYMNTPQAFSIKSQQYLAIMAIGVVPALLAVNLRCMNDGLSNPKPAMRITFLGLLLNIPLNYIFIFGKFGLPEMGAVGCGIATAIVNWVMFLLLFHYSYTNKSQKDIGLFNRWFEMPSGQTLLKICKLGLPIGFATFTEVMLFSASALLLSPLGSQVVASHQAALQTSSLLFMIPMSFSIATTIVVGKTLGQKQVEEAKIISYHALITGALFALAAAVVIVILDEIIPLAFTSDPVSIAIAAHLLLFAAVYQIPDSLQAVANGILRGYKHTKPILYVTMFCYWVIGMPFGYILARTDWIVEPMAASGFWFIFCVSLSIAAGLLIYQMHKIQQVPADQLLAKLERIK, encoded by the coding sequence ATGAATCTGCAATGGCAAAAATATCCGGAAAACACACGTAAACTATTTAAACTCACGCTGCCGATTTTTATTTCTCAGCTCTCGGTAGCGGGGATGGGGCTTGCCGATATTGTGATGGCGGGGCTAGTGAGTGACGATGATGTGTCTGCGATTGCGGTGAGTAATTCCATTTATTTCCCTCTCTTTTTATTTGTATTAGGTTTGCTTAATGCAATCACGCCAACCGTTTCTTATTTAAACGGATCGAACCAGCGTCATTTAATTGCCCACCAAATTCGCCAAGGTTTTTGGTTGGTTTGGGCGTGTGCAATTCCTTTGATTTTCGTGTTCCTAAATAGTCATTGGATTTTAGATTATATGAATACGCCGCAAGCTTTTTCGATTAAATCGCAACAATATTTAGCGATTATGGCAATCGGTGTTGTGCCGGCACTATTGGCGGTCAATTTGCGTTGTATGAATGACGGTTTATCCAATCCGAAGCCGGCAATGCGTATCACTTTCTTAGGATTATTGCTGAATATTCCGCTCAATTATATTTTTATTTTCGGTAAGTTTGGATTACCGGAAATGGGGGCGGTCGGTTGTGGTATAGCAACTGCAATTGTGAACTGGGTCATGTTCTTATTGTTATTCCATTACAGCTACACTAATAAATCTCAGAAAGATATCGGCTTATTTAACCGTTGGTTTGAAATGCCAAGCGGTCAAACTTTGCTAAAAATTTGCAAATTGGGTTTGCCGATCGGCTTTGCGACTTTTACCGAAGTGATGTTGTTTTCGGCGTCCGCTTTACTGCTTTCGCCGCTCGGTTCACAAGTGGTGGCAAGTCATCAGGCGGCACTGCAAACCAGTTCGTTATTATTTATGATTCCGATGTCTTTCAGTATTGCGACCACAATTGTGGTAGGAAAAACCTTGGGGCAGAAACAAGTCGAAGAGGCAAAAATTATTAGCTATCACGCTCTGATTACCGGTGCGCTGTTTGCATTAGCGGCAGCGGTCGTGATTGTGATTTTAGATGAAATTATTCCACTGGCATTTACCAGCGACCCGGTTTCGATTGCAATTGCAGCGCATTTATTGTTGTTTGCAGCGGTATATCAAATTCCGGATTCGTTACAAGCGGTGGCAAACGGTATTCTGCGTGGTTATAAACATACCAAACCGATTTTATATGTCACAATGTTCTGTTATTGGGTGATCGGTATGCCGTTCGGCTATATTTTAGCGCGAACGGATTGGATTGTTGAACCGATGGCGGCATCAGGTTTTTGGTTTATTTTCTGTGTCAGTTTAAGTATTGCCGCCGGTTTGTTAATTTACCAAATGCACAAAATCCAACAGGTTCCTGCGGATCAATTACTAGCAAAATTAGAACGCATTAAATAA
- the recB gene encoding exodeoxyribonuclease V subunit beta — protein MKTLSPIELPLNCTALIEASAGTGKTFTMANLYLRLLLGIGCAPLTVEQILVVTFTKAATEELRDRIRKNIKACRTFLQEYDAEKAYDANDFFFQLGQQIESVEEAILRLRIAEREIDLASIFTIHSFCQKMLFQFAFDSGMRFDSDLQPDESDLLRRLSEEVWREMFYPMGLTETAAVAEYLGTPDNAFAAIRVFVSAELPLLSDEQHWLNGDLATHLAALQHFLVDAKQHWLAHGEEISRLIETELAKKYKTGEKKALNRRSYQTRYLEKWRASVDEWAASSLSYLPEEQFERFCQDFLNEKAEEGAEPLVHPHFAKNQQILTAYQQQFANKQKPLLLYQFLLAVRTKLADYKATHSEKSFNDMLSFLNQALKGERGTALAAQIRAQFPFAMIDEFQDTDKEQYEIFHKIFMQEKHTNQGFIMIGDPKQSIYKFRGADIFTYLTASQQAQQKRTLAKNWRSLPPIVSATNRLFEFPEAAAHSSFLYQGIQFHSVEAKASEAELIGADYVNCYLQAKFDEKLAAKQCAYQIQQQLKQMEAGEFGLKFTNTMEEINAFQAKDIAILVRSHSQATLIKSALAELGIRSVFLSEKESVYQSETAKELLWVLYACLNPYHQRHLLSALGTTLWGLSATEIYQLKNSELQWDEQVGRFIAYQQIWQQQGILPMLHKLFMQEGIIERLRANPRDSDRRLTDLLHLTELLQNAMPSLENESALVRWYERQLAKTDSTEEHILRLESEEELIKIVTIHGSKGLQYPIVWLPFIGKKNQGSKASNLAIYRDEQGQAHWYFGKPSEEIQVLMDREELAEDLRLLYVAVTRAESQLNLILPQRFEDGWNAVHYLLSNGEIGLDKSYKAETGTADYLQQKGIDCQAVELDEKIANDEWRPAPFVSETLSACHFSGQIQQMGLVTSFSALHQQHEWAMQHHTEYSMPKAFENAGQDYDQQQVLTPEADNLFTLENEETNAYSSYQFPHSTKVGNILHSFFEHCDFQQAVDFEQILTICEQLGLDENWHEPLQQWFEKVLTTPFSEAEFALKDVPMTKRLNEWQFYLRLKNSDGLRKLNQLLKQYSAVSAKLPELNLPQLEGYIRGFVDCIVQMHGKFYLIDYKSNFLGYLAQDYSRQNLEKTIGQYRYDLQYLLYTLALHRYLRVRLGDQYEYERDFGGVAYLFLRGMNGTTNSGVFFEKPCKQLIEGMDEIFG, from the coding sequence ATGAAAACCCTTTCTCCGATTGAACTGCCGTTAAATTGTACTGCATTAATTGAAGCGTCCGCCGGTACCGGCAAAACCTTTACCATGGCAAATTTATATTTGCGTTTGCTACTAGGAATTGGTTGTGCGCCTTTAACGGTTGAGCAGATCTTGGTGGTAACCTTTACTAAAGCGGCAACCGAAGAATTACGTGATCGTATTCGTAAAAACATCAAAGCTTGTCGTACTTTTTTACAAGAATACGATGCGGAAAAAGCCTATGATGCCAATGATTTCTTCTTCCAATTAGGTCAGCAGATTGAAAGTGTGGAAGAGGCGATTCTACGTTTACGTATTGCCGAACGCGAGATCGATTTAGCCAGCATTTTTACCATTCACAGTTTCTGCCAAAAGATGTTGTTTCAATTTGCGTTTGATTCGGGTATGCGTTTTGACAGCGATTTGCAGCCGGATGAGAGTGATTTGTTACGCCGTTTAAGTGAAGAAGTTTGGCGTGAAATGTTCTATCCGATGGGGCTGACCGAAACGGCGGCAGTGGCGGAATATCTCGGCACACCGGACAATGCTTTTGCGGCAATTCGTGTCTTTGTGTCTGCCGAATTACCATTATTGTCGGATGAACAACACTGGTTGAATGGCGATCTCGCTACTCATTTGGCTGCCTTGCAGCATTTTTTAGTGGATGCTAAACAGCATTGGTTGGCACACGGAGAAGAAATCAGTCGCTTAATTGAAACCGAATTAGCGAAAAAATATAAAACCGGCGAGAAAAAAGCACTTAATCGCCGTTCTTACCAAACTCGTTACTTAGAAAAATGGCGTGCTTCCGTGGACGAATGGGCGGCAAGCTCGCTTTCCTATTTGCCGGAAGAACAGTTTGAGCGCTTCTGTCAGGATTTTCTAAACGAAAAAGCGGAAGAGGGCGCAGAACCGTTAGTTCATCCGCATTTTGCAAAAAATCAGCAAATTCTGACCGCTTATCAACAGCAGTTTGCCAATAAACAAAAGCCGTTATTGCTCTACCAATTCTTACTCGCAGTGAGAACAAAGTTAGCGGATTATAAAGCGACACATAGTGAAAAAAGTTTTAACGATATGCTCAGCTTTCTTAATCAAGCCCTAAAAGGCGAGAGAGGAACAGCATTAGCCGCACAAATTCGCGCGCAATTTCCGTTTGCGATGATTGATGAGTTCCAAGATACCGACAAAGAGCAATATGAAATCTTCCATAAGATTTTTATGCAAGAAAAACATACAAATCAAGGATTTATTATGATCGGCGACCCGAAACAGTCGATCTATAAATTCCGAGGTGCGGATATTTTCACTTATTTGACCGCTTCTCAACAGGCGCAACAAAAACGCACGTTAGCCAAAAACTGGCGCTCGTTGCCACCAATTGTGAGCGCAACTAATCGTTTATTTGAATTTCCGGAAGCTGCTGCACACAGTTCTTTCTTGTATCAAGGTATTCAGTTTCACTCGGTGGAAGCGAAAGCGAGCGAAGCTGAATTAATCGGTGCTGACTATGTAAATTGTTATCTACAAGCAAAATTTGATGAAAAATTAGCGGCAAAGCAGTGTGCTTACCAAATTCAGCAGCAGCTTAAGCAAATGGAAGCGGGTGAATTTGGCTTAAAATTTACCAATACTATGGAAGAGATTAATGCGTTTCAGGCAAAAGATATTGCAATTTTGGTGCGTAGCCACTCGCAAGCTACATTGATAAAAAGTGCATTAGCCGAACTGGGCATTCGTTCGGTATTTTTGTCGGAAAAAGAAAGCGTCTACCAATCGGAAACCGCTAAAGAATTATTGTGGGTGTTGTATGCCTGTTTAAATCCGTATCATCAACGCCATTTACTCAGTGCGTTAGGCACAACCCTTTGGGGGCTGTCTGCAACGGAGATTTATCAACTGAAAAATAGCGAATTGCAGTGGGATGAACAGGTAGGGCGCTTTATTGCATATCAGCAAATTTGGCAACAACAAGGCATTTTACCGATGTTGCATAAGTTATTTATGCAAGAGGGAATTATTGAGCGCTTACGAGCTAACCCGCGTGACAGTGATCGCCGCCTAACGGATTTATTGCATTTAACGGAATTACTACAAAATGCTATGCCGAGCTTAGAAAACGAATCAGCGTTAGTGCGTTGGTATGAACGTCAGTTGGCAAAAACGGATAGCACGGAAGAGCATATTTTACGCTTAGAAAGTGAAGAAGAACTGATTAAAATTGTGACCATTCACGGTTCAAAAGGTTTGCAATATCCGATCGTTTGGTTGCCGTTTATCGGTAAAAAAAATCAGGGTTCTAAAGCAAGCAATTTGGCTATCTACCGTGATGAACAAGGACAAGCGCATTGGTATTTCGGGAAACCGTCAGAAGAAATCCAAGTGCTGATGGATCGGGAAGAATTAGCTGAAGATCTGCGTTTGCTTTATGTAGCGGTTACGCGAGCAGAATCACAGCTTAACTTGATTTTGCCGCAACGATTTGAAGACGGTTGGAATGCGGTGCATTATTTGCTGAGCAATGGCGAAATCGGTTTAGATAAAAGCTATAAAGCTGAAACGGGTACAGCGGACTATTTGCAACAAAAAGGGATTGATTGTCAAGCGGTTGAATTAGACGAAAAAATTGCAAATGATGAATGGCGACCGGCTCCGTTTGTGTCAGAGACTTTATCCGCTTGTCATTTTTCCGGGCAGATTCAGCAGATGGGGCTAGTAACCAGTTTCAGTGCATTGCATCAACAACATGAATGGGCGATGCAACATCACACGGAATATAGTATGCCGAAAGCATTTGAGAATGCTGGACAAGATTATGACCAGCAACAAGTGCTTACGCCCGAAGCTGATAATCTTTTCACGTTGGAAAATGAAGAAACGAATGCCTATTCGTCTTATCAATTTCCTCACAGCACAAAAGTCGGGAATATTTTACACAGTTTCTTTGAGCACTGTGACTTCCAACAAGCGGTCGATTTTGAGCAAATTCTTACCATTTGCGAGCAGTTAGGTTTAGATGAAAACTGGCATGAACCATTACAACAATGGTTCGAAAAGGTGCTTACAACGCCGTTTAGTGAGGCAGAATTTGCGCTAAAAGATGTTCCGATGACAAAACGTTTGAATGAATGGCAGTTTTATTTACGTTTAAAAAATTCGGATGGATTACGCAAGCTAAATCAATTGTTAAAGCAATATAGTGCGGTTTCGGCAAAATTACCTGAATTGAATTTACCTCAGCTGGAAGGCTATATCCGTGGTTTTGTTGATTGTATCGTACAAATGCATGGTAAATTTTATCTGATCGATTATAAGTCCAATTTTTTAGGTTATTTAGCACAAGATTACAGCCGACAAAATTTGGAAAAAACGATCGGGCAATATCGCTATGATCTGCAATATCTGCTTTATACACTAGCGCTACATCGCTATTTACGGGTACGTTTGGGTGATCAGTATGAGTATGAGCGTGATTTTGGTGGCGTGGCATATTTATTCTTACGAGGAATGAACGGCACAACCAATAGCGGTGTATTTTTCGAAAAGCCTTGCAAGCAGTTAATTGAAGGTATGGATGAAATATTCGGTTAA
- a CDS encoding NupC/NupG family nucleoside CNT transporter, which yields MSTLMSVIGIFVLLAIGLLFSNNRRAINFRTVFGALAIQICFAALILYVPAGRNALLAAANCISNVINYGNDGIAFVFGNLADPSNLGFIFAVKVLPVIIFFSALISVLYYIGVMQWVIKILGGGLQKALGTSKAESMSAAANIFVGQTEAPLVVKPFINKMTDSELFAIMCGGTASIAGSVMAGYAGMGVPLTYLIAASFMAAPAGLLFAKLMYPQTEQFKDTIDEGVDLEQPHNVVEALANGASSGMMLALNVGAMLIAFIAVIALLNGLIGGLGNTFGIEGLTLQVLLGYLFKPVAYLIGVPWEEAGIAGQMIGMKLAVNEFVGYLEFAKYLQPDAAVVLTDKTKAIITFALCGFSNFSAIAILIGGIGSMAPNRRSDIARLGLKSVIAGTLANLMSATIAGFFIELSGVALS from the coding sequence ATGAGTACATTAATGAGTGTTATCGGTATCTTCGTGTTACTGGCAATAGGCTTACTCTTTTCCAATAACCGGCGAGCCATCAACTTCCGTACCGTATTTGGGGCGTTAGCTATTCAAATCTGTTTTGCTGCGCTTATTCTATACGTGCCAGCAGGTCGCAATGCATTATTAGCTGCGGCAAACTGTATCAGTAACGTTATCAATTACGGTAATGACGGTATTGCTTTTGTCTTCGGTAACTTAGCCGATCCGAGTAATTTAGGCTTTATTTTTGCGGTAAAAGTATTACCGGTAATCATTTTCTTCTCTGCGTTAATTTCTGTGTTGTATTACATCGGTGTAATGCAATGGGTGATCAAAATTTTAGGTGGCGGCTTACAAAAAGCGCTTGGTACATCTAAAGCGGAATCAATGTCTGCAGCAGCAAATATCTTTGTTGGTCAAACAGAAGCACCGTTAGTGGTTAAACCGTTTATCAATAAAATGACCGACTCTGAATTATTCGCCATTATGTGTGGTGGTACCGCATCTATCGCAGGTTCAGTGATGGCGGGTTATGCAGGTATGGGGGTTCCGCTTACTTACCTCATTGCGGCATCATTTATGGCTGCACCTGCCGGTTTATTATTTGCGAAATTAATGTATCCGCAAACCGAGCAATTTAAAGATACGATTGATGAAGGTGTTGACCTTGAACAACCGCACAATGTGGTGGAAGCACTCGCAAACGGTGCAAGTTCAGGTATGATGTTAGCACTTAACGTTGGTGCAATGTTAATTGCCTTTATTGCGGTGATTGCATTGTTAAACGGCCTAATTGGCGGTTTAGGTAATACATTCGGTATTGAAGGTTTAACCTTACAAGTCCTACTTGGTTACTTATTCAAACCGGTTGCTTACTTAATCGGTGTACCATGGGAAGAAGCCGGTATTGCTGGCCAAATGATTGGTATGAAATTAGCAGTGAACGAATTTGTCGGTTATTTAGAATTTGCCAAATACTTACAACCGGATGCGGCTGTGGTGTTAACCGACAAAACCAAAGCGATTATTACCTTTGCCTTATGTGGTTTCTCAAACTTCAGTGCGATCGCAATTCTTATCGGTGGTATCGGTAGTATGGCGCCAAACCGCCGCTCTGACATCGCCCGTCTTGGTTTAAAATCAGTGATTGCCGGTACATTAGCAAACTTAATGAGTGCCACTATCGCCGGCTTCTTTATTGAATTAAGCGGTGTCGCGTTAAGCTAA
- a CDS encoding helix-turn-helix domain-containing protein — protein MLINDPNSLAVYLRDIRKQQKQSQKMIAQRVGLRQATISTFEAQPDKVTIETLFKIVHSLGLEIHLEEKHTNMFNRSDEW, from the coding sequence ATGCTAATCAATGATCCTAATAGTTTAGCCGTTTACCTACGTGATATTCGTAAGCAGCAGAAACAATCACAAAAAATGATTGCTCAACGAGTCGGTTTGCGACAAGCAACGATTTCTACATTCGAGGCCCAGCCTGATAAAGTCACAATAGAAACGCTATTTAAAATAGTTCATTCTCTTGGTTTAGAAATTCATTTAGAAGAAAAGCATACGAATATGTTTAATAGGAGCGATGAATGGTGA
- a CDS encoding HipA domain-containing protein, translating to MVKCLCVLMNGELVGFFERTMSGSHLFRYADEWFLSPNVRPISLSMPLRREVYQGKEVINFFDNLLPDHPQVRARIAARFQAETQQPFELLAKIGRDATGAITLLEENTEIPNHKVIYATELNENELHSLLLGYQQNAPLGMLDEAQDFRISIAGAQEKTALLWYNERWQLPHGLTPTTHIIKLPIGKIQTPKYQLDLSQSVDNELICLRLCAAFGLPTANVNLLEVGDVRALVVERFDRKLHSSNKYFLRLPYEDFCQVFGLAPTQKYESDGGIGIRHIMDKLLYSSHTSDRAQFMKTQFLFWVLGAIDGHAKNFSIALKSQSRYHLSPIYDVISAYPMLGGKGWHQSDLQLAMSLYSTQKGKKWSWQKIRPVHYLSTAKSVGFNQLEMKHIIEEISDTALKKLDFVADRLPININEQVRDQIFNGVKKQIDKIKLDRI from the coding sequence ATGGTGAAGTGTTTATGTGTGTTAATGAATGGGGAATTAGTTGGTTTTTTTGAGCGTACTATGTCCGGTTCGCATTTATTCCGTTATGCAGATGAGTGGTTTTTATCTCCAAATGTTAGACCTATTTCTCTTTCTATGCCATTAAGAAGGGAGGTTTATCAAGGTAAAGAAGTAATTAATTTTTTTGATAACTTATTACCTGATCACCCTCAAGTTAGAGCTAGAATTGCTGCGCGATTTCAAGCTGAAACACAACAACCTTTTGAATTGTTAGCTAAGATTGGACGAGATGCAACCGGAGCAATAACCCTATTAGAAGAAAACACAGAAATTCCCAATCATAAAGTTATTTATGCAACGGAATTAAACGAAAATGAACTTCATTCGTTATTATTAGGCTATCAGCAAAATGCACCACTTGGCATGTTGGATGAAGCACAAGATTTTCGAATTTCTATCGCAGGGGCTCAAGAAAAGACAGCATTATTATGGTATAACGAACGTTGGCAATTACCCCATGGATTAACCCCAACGACACATATTATTAAATTACCGATAGGTAAAATACAAACACCTAAATATCAATTAGATCTGTCTCAAAGTGTAGACAACGAATTAATTTGTTTACGCTTATGTGCTGCCTTCGGTTTACCGACTGCAAATGTAAATTTATTAGAGGTCGGGGATGTGCGAGCATTGGTTGTAGAACGGTTTGATCGTAAATTACATTCTTCAAATAAATATTTTTTACGCTTACCTTATGAAGATTTTTGCCAAGTATTCGGCTTAGCGCCAACCCAAAAATATGAGAGTGATGGTGGTATCGGTATTCGACACATTATGGATAAACTTTTGTATTCCAGTCATACTTCGGATCGTGCACAATTCATGAAAACCCAATTTTTATTTTGGGTGCTTGGAGCAATAGATGGGCATGCCAAAAACTTTTCTATTGCATTGAAGTCGCAGAGTCGTTATCACTTATCGCCAATTTATGATGTTATATCGGCTTATCCAATGCTGGGAGGTAAAGGATGGCATCAGAGTGATTTGCAACTTGCGATGAGTCTGTATAGTACCCAAAAAGGTAAGAAATGGAGTTGGCAAAAAATACGACCGGTACATTATCTGTCTACCGCTAAATCTGTCGGATTTAATCAGTTAGAAATGAAACATATTATTGAAGAGATTTCAGATACGGCATTAAAAAAGTTAGATTTTGTAGCTGATAGGCTGCCAATAAATATTAATGAACAAGTAAGAGATCAAATTTTTAATGGAGTCAAAAAACAGATTGATAAAATCAAATTAGATAGGATTTAA